A window from Branchiostoma lanceolatum isolate klBraLanc5 chromosome 9, klBraLanc5.hap2, whole genome shotgun sequence encodes these proteins:
- the LOC136442633 gene encoding acidic mammalian chitinase-like, producing MENQPSPPAQLIKRVAEYRVVCYYTNWAQYRRSPWSYVPENVDPNLCTHVIYAFANMEDNQLKPYEWNDEDMPWGKGMYSRLKDKLNSARGEVPKMLLVVGGWNFGTQPFKNMTSSKDNRKTFIETSVPFLRRHGFDGLDLDWEYPETDDKEKFALLLKASAVEKWIQEGASPSQLVLGIPLYGNSFRLQSSHSTGLYAPVEGLGRGQTYTRQDGFLAYYEVCELLQTGGVRVWDQTNMALYMYRDSYWAAYDDEMTIQMKVDWLKNRGLGGAMIWALDFDDFSGSTCSSQPYPLLTAINKALGRNVTEDKPETGHGSWAGGIGT from the exons ATGGAGAATCAGCCATCGCCTCCAGCACAGTTGATCAAAAGAG TGGCAGAGTATCGAGTGGTTTGTTACTACACCAACTGGGCGCAGTACAGGAGGTCACCGTGGAGTTACGTCCCAGAGAACGTTGACCCGAATCTCTGCACACACGTCATCTATGCTTTTGCAAATATGGAGGACAATCAGCTGAAACCGTATGAATGGAACGACGAAGACATGCCGTGGGGGAAAGGCATGTACAGCAG GCTCAAGGATAAACTCAACAGTGCCAGAGGCGAAGTACCCAAGATGCTACTAGTGGTGGGAGGATGGAACTTCGGGACACAGCCCTtcaaaaatatgacgtcatcaaaggacAACAGGAAGACATTCATCGAGACCTCAGTCCCGTTTCTCCGACGGCACGGCTTCGACGGTCTTGACCTTGACTGGGAGTATCCTGAAACCGATGACAAGGAAAAATTTGCCTTGTTACTTAAG GCCTCGGCCGTTGAGAAATGGATACAAGAAGGTGCAAGCCCTTCTCAGCTTGTCTTAGGTATACCTCTGTACGGCAATTCCTTCCGACTGCAGTCGAGCCACAGCACGGGGCTGTACGCGCCTGTTGAGGGACTCGGGCGGGGACAGACCTACACCAGGCAGGACGGCTTCCTGGCGTATTACGAG GTTTGTGAGCTGCTTCAAACAGGAGGAGTGAGGGTTTGGGACCAGACCAACATGGCCCTTTACATGTACCGAGACAGCTACTGGGCTGCTTATGATGATGAGATGACCATCCAAATGAAG GTGGATTGGCTGAAGAACAGGGGTCTTGGAGGCGCAATGATATGGGCTCTAGACTTCGACGACTTTAGCGGTTCGACCTGCTCCTCACAGCCTTATCCACTACTTACGGCTATCAACAAGGCCTTAGGGCGAAATGTCACCGAGGACAAACCTGAAACTGGCCATGGTAGCTGGGCAGGTGGAATAGGTACATGA